In one window of Paenibacillus thermoaerophilus DNA:
- the rpsQ gene encoding 30S ribosomal protein S17: MSQVVRNERKVQVGKVVSDKMDKTIVVAVETYKKHDLYHKRIKYTKKFKAHDENNEAQIGDVVEIMETRPLSKDKRWRLVRIVEKAVII, translated from the coding sequence GTGAGCCAAGTAGTTCGCAATGAACGCAAAGTGCAGGTAGGCAAAGTCGTCAGCGACAAGATGGACAAAACCATCGTCGTGGCTGTCGAAACCTACAAAAAACACGACCTGTACCACAAACGGATCAAATACACGAAAAAGTTCAAGGCGCATGACGAAAACAACGAAGCTCAAATCGGCGACGTTGTCGAGATCATGGAGACTCGGCCGCTGTCCAAGGACAAGCGCTGGAGACTCGTGCGCATCGTGGAAAAAGCCGTTATCATCTAA
- the rplV gene encoding 50S ribosomal protein L22: MQQAKAHARYVRISPRKVKLVIDLIRGKAVGEAIAILRNTPRAASPIVEKLLNSAIANAEHNYSMDVNKLVVSDVYANQGPILKRIRPRSMGRADRISKRTSHITLVVSEK, encoded by the coding sequence ATGCAACAAGCAAAAGCACACGCCAGATATGTGCGGATTTCCCCTCGCAAAGTGAAGCTGGTCATCGATCTGATCCGCGGCAAGGCAGTGGGCGAAGCGATCGCCATTCTTCGCAACACGCCGCGCGCGGCGTCGCCGATTGTGGAGAAGCTGCTGAACTCGGCTATCGCCAACGCGGAGCATAACTACTCGATGGACGTGAACAAGCTGGTAGTCAGCGATGTATACGCGAACCAAGGGCCGATCCTGAAACGGATTCGTCCTCGTTCGATGGGCCGTGCAGACCGGATCAGCAAACGCACGAGCCACATTACCCTGGTTGTATCCGAAAAATAA
- the rplP gene encoding 50S ribosomal protein L16, with translation MLLPKRVKHRKEHRGKMKGRAKGGTEVAFGEYGLQALEPSWITNRQIEAARIAMTRYIKRGGKVWIKIFPSKPITQKPLEVRMGSGKGNVEKWVAVVKPGKILFELAGVSEEVAREAMRLASHKLPIKTKFVKREEFGGEANESQ, from the coding sequence ATGTTATTGCCAAAACGCGTGAAACACCGTAAAGAGCATCGCGGCAAAATGAAAGGACGCGCGAAAGGCGGCACGGAGGTCGCATTCGGCGAATACGGCCTGCAAGCCCTGGAGCCTTCCTGGATCACGAACCGCCAGATCGAAGCGGCTCGTATCGCGATGACCCGTTACATCAAACGGGGCGGTAAAGTATGGATCAAAATTTTCCCTTCCAAACCGATCACCCAGAAGCCTCTTGAAGTTCGGATGGGTAGCGGTAAAGGTAACGTCGAGAAATGGGTCGCCGTGGTAAAACCGGGCAAAATTCTGTTCGAACTGGCCGGTGTCAGCGAAGAAGTCGCTCGCGAAGCGATGCGCCTCGCCTCCCACAAGCTGCCCATCAAAACGAAGTTCGTAAAACGCGAAGAGTTTGGTGGTGAAGCAAATGAAAGCCAGTGA
- the rplN gene encoding 50S ribosomal protein L14 produces the protein MIQPFTRLSVADNSGAKQLMCIRVLGGTGRRVGQIGDLIVCSVKQATPGGVVKKGDVVKAVIVRTKRPVRRKDGSYIRFDENAAVIVKEDKSPRGTRIFGPVARELREKDFMKIISLAPEVI, from the coding sequence GTGATTCAACCTTTTACCAGATTGAGTGTAGCCGATAACTCCGGAGCGAAACAGCTCATGTGCATTCGCGTATTGGGCGGTACGGGACGCCGCGTCGGTCAAATCGGAGATCTGATCGTTTGTTCCGTGAAACAAGCAACACCAGGCGGCGTTGTCAAGAAAGGCGACGTAGTCAAGGCGGTTATTGTCCGCACGAAACGTCCGGTTCGTCGCAAAGACGGCTCCTACATCCGTTTCGACGAGAACGCAGCGGTTATCGTTAAAGAGGACAAAAGCCCGCGCGGCACGCGTATTTTCGGACCGGTTGCCCGCGAGCTGCGCGAGAAAGATTTCATGAAGATCATTTCCCTCGCGCCGGAAGTCATCTGA
- the rpsC gene encoding 30S ribosomal protein S3, producing the protein MGQKVSPVGLRIGIIRDWESKWFAEKDFGTLLMEDVKIREYLKKKLKDSAVSRIEIERAANRVNITIHTAKPGMVIGKGGSEVEVIRAYLAKMTGKKVHINIAEVKNPDLDATLVAESIAQQLERRIAFRRAMKQAIQRSLRAGAKGVKTLVSGRLGGAEIARSEGYSEGTVPLHTLRADIDYGTAEAHTTYGRIGVKVWIYRGEVLPAAKKKAAAEGGN; encoded by the coding sequence GTGGGCCAAAAGGTAAGCCCGGTGGGCTTGAGAATAGGCATTATCCGCGATTGGGAATCCAAGTGGTTCGCGGAGAAAGATTTCGGAACGCTGCTCATGGAAGACGTGAAAATCCGTGAGTACCTGAAGAAAAAACTGAAAGACAGCGCCGTATCCCGGATCGAGATCGAACGCGCGGCCAACCGCGTCAACATTACGATCCACACGGCGAAACCTGGCATGGTTATCGGCAAAGGCGGATCGGAAGTTGAAGTGATCCGCGCTTATCTGGCGAAAATGACGGGCAAAAAAGTCCACATCAATATCGCCGAAGTGAAAAATCCGGACCTCGACGCTACGCTGGTCGCCGAGAGCATCGCGCAACAACTGGAGCGCCGCATCGCGTTCCGCCGCGCCATGAAGCAAGCGATCCAACGTTCCCTGCGCGCCGGCGCAAAAGGGGTTAAAACGCTGGTATCCGGCCGTCTGGGCGGAGCGGAAATCGCGCGCAGCGAAGGCTACAGCGAAGGTACGGTTCCGCTGCACACCTTGCGTGCGGACATCGACTACGGTACGGCTGAAGCGCACACGACCTACGGTCGCATCGGCGTGAAAGTCTGGATCTATCGCGGAGAAGTTCTTCCGGCTGCGAAGAAGAAAGCCGCTGCGGAAGGAGGCAACTGA
- the rpmC gene encoding 50S ribosomal protein L29 — protein MKASEFRNLTTAELEQKVNGFKEELFNLRFQLATGQLDNPARIRELRKEIARAKTVLRERELGIV, from the coding sequence ATGAAAGCCAGTGAGTTTCGCAACCTGACGACGGCCGAACTTGAGCAAAAAGTCAACGGGTTCAAAGAAGAACTGTTTAACCTTCGGTTCCAACTGGCAACGGGCCAACTGGACAATCCGGCCCGCATCCGTGAGCTTCGCAAAGAGATCGCGCGCGCCAAGACGGTGCTGCGCGAGCGTGAACTCGGAATCGTCTGA